Genomic DNA from Streptomyces sp. NBC_01571:
TCGACGTTGCTCAGGCCCTTGTCCAGGGACTCCTTGCCACCCGCGATCTTCGGCAGCTCGGTGTCGAGCGGGCCCCACAGCGAGCTGTACTCGGGCAGCGCCGGCCGCGGCTGGGCGGCGGCGAGCACCGTCTGGTAGCCGGCGATGCCCGGGTCGGCCTTGACGGCGCTGGTGTAGGCGTCGTCACGGGTGGGCAGCGTGGAGTTCTTGAGCGCGATCTTGGCCTGCGAAGCGGCCGAGGTCATGAACTTCACGAACTTCAGCGACGCCGCCTGGTGGGCCTTGTCGGACCCGGCGTAGACCGAGAGGTTGTGGCCGCCGGTCGGGGCGCCCGCCTTGCCGGTGGAGCCGGCCGGGACGGTGGCGATACCGAGGTTGGTCTTGTCCGTGAAGGCCGAGCCCTTGTAGAAGTTGGTGATCTCCCAGGGTCCCTGGACGATCGAGGCGACCTTGCCGTTGACGAACGCGTCCTGGATGTGGGCGTAGGCGTCGGCGGTGGTGTCGGCCTTGTGCAGTCCCTTGCCGGAGAACAGGCCCTGCCAGGTGCCGTACGCCTTCTGCGCCGCGGCCGAGTTCACGGTGATCTTCTTGGCGGAGGCGTCGACGGTGTCGGTGCCCTCGCCGTAGAGGAACGACTGCGCGTAGTACGCCTGCGTCGAGCCCCAGTAGCCGTCGACGCCCGTCTTCTGCTTGATCGTGGCGGCGGCCTTCTTCAGGTCGTCCCAGGTCTTGGGGGCCTCGGTGATGCCGGCCTTCTTGTACAGCGCCTTGTTGTAGACGAGCGCGAGGGTGTCGGTCACCAGCGGGACACCGTACGTCTTGCCGTCGTACTTGGCCTGCTCGATCAGGCTGGGCTGGAACTTGGCCTGGTCCGCGAGGGCCTCGGTGCCGTCCAGCGGCAGGAAGAAGCCCTTCTTCGCGAACGCGGGGGTCCAGCCGACCTCCGAGCGCAGGATGTCCGGGGCGCCCTTGGAGCCGGCGGCCGTGTCGAACTTGTTCTGCGCCTGGTCGAAGGGGACGTTGACGTACTTGACCTTGATGTCCGGGTTGGCCTTCTCGAACTGCTGGGCCAGTGCCTTGTACGTCGGCGCCTCATTGGTGGCGTTGGAGGTGTCCCACCAGGTGATGGTGGTGGGGCCGTCCGACTTGTCGCTGCCGCTGTCACTGCCGCCGCAGGCCGTCGCCGCGAGGGCGAGGGACGCCACCAGCGCGGTGGCCGCTATGCCACGCCGCATGAGATCTCCTTGAGGGTGAAAGCCCGAGTGGGTGGGGAAGCGGTCCCGCCCGCTCCCCTTGCCGACTTGCCGACTGCGCCGTTGCGTCCGCCGGGCGACGTGAACGTAACAGCGTTGTAAGCGGCGCGAAAGACCTTGCAGCAAAAAAGTGCAAGGACTGCCGAGAGTTACCCGCCCGTGACCGGGCGGCGATGGTACGGAAACCCTTGTCCGACGCCGCTCAGCGGGCGGCGGAGCCCCTGTGCAAGACTCTGCAAGCTCTTGCCATACCCGCCCCGTACGGGGATCATCGGCCCGTCAGCGCCTTGCAGGAGCCACCCCTTCCCGCGGCGCACGTCCGGGACGCCGAGCCGACCAGAACACGAGGGAGCGCGATGACGCAGCAGCCCGGAGCGGGCCGATCAACCGCCCGCACACGGCGTCTGGTTGGTGGGCAGGGCGAGAACCGGCAGGTACAGTCCCATCCCGTGACCACACGGCTTGCCGACATCGCAGCCCAGGCGGGGGTCAGTGAGGCGACTGTCAGCCGCGTCCTGAACGGGAAGCCCGGTGTCGCCGCGACCACCCGCCAGTCCGTCCTGGCCGCCCTCGACGTGCTGGGCTACGAGCGCCCGGTCCGGCTGCGGCAGCGCAGCGAGGGCCTGGTGGGCCTGATCACCCCCGAGCTGGAGAACCCGATATTCCCCGCGCTGGCGCAGGTCATCGGGCAGGCGCTGACCCGCCAGGGGTACACCCCGGTCCTCGCGACCCAGACGCCGGGCGGCTCGACCGAGGACGAGCTGACGGAGATGCTGGTGGACCGGGGCGTCGCCGGCATCATCTTCGTCTCCGGGCTGCACGCGGACACCTCGGCGGACATGCAGCGCTACGAGCAGCTGCGCGCCCAGGGGGTCCCCTTCGTCCTGGTCGACGGGTTCTCGCCGAAGGTGCAGGCGCCGTTCATCTCGCCCGACGACCGCGCGGCGATGGACCTGGCGGTCACGCACCTCGTCTCGCTCGGGCACACCCACATCGGGCTCGCCCTGGGTCCGAAGCGGTTCGTGCCCGTGCAGCGCAAGATCGAGGGCTTCGTGCGCACGATGCAGGAGCAGCTGGGGCTCGCTCCCGCCGATGTCGAGGAGCGACTGGTCCAGCACTCGCTGTACACCCTGGAGGGCGGACAGGCCGCGGCCGCCGCGCTCATGGAACGGGACTGCACGGCGATCGTCTGCGCCAGCGACATGATGGCTCTCGGGGCGATACGGGCGGCGCGCGGGCGCGGCCTGGACGTACCGAAGGACATATCCGTCGTGGGCTTCGACGACTCGCCGCTGATCGCCTTCACCGACCCGCCCCTGACGACGATCCGCAAGCCGGTGCCGGCCATGGGGCAGGCTGCGGTGCGAACGCTGCTGGAGGAGATCGGGGGGACTCCGGCTCCGCACAGTGAATTCGTGTTCATGCCGGAACTGGTGGTGCGCGGTTCAACCGCTTCGGCCCCTGGGGACCGGAATCGTCCCTAGGGAGGATCCCCTACGCCTCTCGTAGCGGTCCGCTCGGTGTAGAACGTGCGGCCAGGACCCGACCAGGGGATGATCGGTCGCGGAACGCTTTTCTGGCAGACTTTGCGCCTATGGGTGAGACGACCGTGACGACACTGGAAGGCCAGGACCGGGCCGCTCCACGCCCCGTCGCGGAGGACCGTGCGGGAAGGACCTTCCTGCGCCGTCTGCGGACTCCGCGTCGCCCCCGCTTCTGGTTCGAGATCCTGCTCATCGCGGCGAGTTACTGGACGTACTCGCTGATCCGCAACGCCGTGCCGGAGCAGAGGGGCAAGGCCCTGCGCAACGCCGACTGGATCTGGCGCGTGGAGCACCATCTCGGGATCGCGGTCGAGCAGTCGGTCAACCATGCAGTCAACTCGGCGACATGGTTGATCATCGGGATGAACTACTACTACGCGACGCTGCACTTCGTGGTGACGCTGGCCGTCCTGGTCTGGCTCTACCACAGCCATCCAGGCCGCTACGCGGCGGCGCGCCTGGCCCTGTTCGCCACGACGGCGGTGGCCCTGGTCGGCTACTACTTCTTCCCGCTCGCCCCGCCCCGCCTGATGAACGGCGGCCACTTCGTGGACACGGTCGTCGTCCACCACACCTGGGGCTCGATGGCCTCCGGCGACCTCAAGCACATGTCGAACCAGTACGCCGCGATGCCGTCGATGCACATCGGCTGGTCGCTCTGGTGCGGCCTGACGATCTTCGCCCTCGCCTCGGCGCCGTGGGCCCGCATCCTGGGCCTCCTCTACCCGGCGGCCACCCTGCTGGTCATCGTCTCCACCGCCAACCACTTCTGGCTCGACGCGGTGGGCGGCATGCTCTGCCTGGCCTTCGGCTTCACGGTGGCCCGCCTCTGGTACGGCACCCTCCCGTACGCGCTGCCCCGCTGGGTACCCGGGACGCGGGGGACACCCATGCTCCCCCTCAAGACCTGACAACGCCCCGGAACCCCTCCAGAGCCCCTCTGCCCCCCAGCGCAGCTACCCCCACGCACCCGCCCCCGCACCCGACGACGCACACGAGGGGCCGTGCCGGTACGTCGCAGCCCGTCGCTTACGCCCGGATCGAGCAGCGGCTCCCGTACCCGGCCCACGCCTGATCCAACGGCGACGGGCTCGACGTACCGGCACGGCCCCGCCCCACCACCGCCGACACACACCCCCGCACCCGTACCCGCACCCGACGACGCACGCGAGGGGCCGTGCCGGTACGTCGCAGCCCGTCGCTTACGCCCGGATCGAGCAGCGGCTCCCCTGCCCGGCCCACGCCTGATCCAACGGCGACGGGCTCGACGTACCGGCACGGCCCCGCCCCACCACCGCCGACACACACCCCCGCACCCGCCCCGACGCTTCACGCCCCGTAGAACAACTCGTCCACCACGGCCCGAGCCCGCCGTGTGGTCCGCCGATAGTCGTCGAGCATGTCGCCCACGTGACCGGGCCCGTACCCCAGGTACCGCCCCACGGCGGCCAGTTCCCGCCCGTCGGACGGAAACGTGTCCCCGGCCCGCCCCCGCACCAGCATCACGGCATTGCGCACCCGCGTGGCCAGCACCCACGCCTCGTCGAGGATCGCCGCGTCCTCCCCCGACACCAGCTCCGCCGCGCACGCGGCCGCCAGCGCCTCCCGCGTCCGCGTGGTCCGCAGCCCCGGTTCGTCCCACCCGTGCCGCAACTGGAACAGCTGCACCGTCCACTCCACGTCGGACAGCCCACCCCGCCCCAGTTTGGTGTGCAGCGTCGGATCGGCCCCGCGAGGCATCCGTTCCGACTCCATCCGGGCCTTCAGCCGCCGTATCTCCCGTACGGCGTCTTCGCCCAGCCCCTCCGCGGGGTACCGCAGCGGATCGACGAGCTCGATGAACCGGCGCCCCAGATCCTCGTCCCCGGCCACGAACTCGGCCCGCAGCAGCGCCTGCGACTCCCACACCAGCGACCACCGCCGGTAGTACGCCTCGTACGACTTCAGCGAGCGCACGAGCGGCCCGGACTTCCCCTCGGGCCGCAGATCCGCGTCGATCAGCAACGGCGGATCCGCGCTGGAGACCTGGAGCAGCCGCCGCATCTCGGACACCACGGCGTTGGCGGCCCGGGACGCCTCGTGCTCGTCCACGCCCTCCCGGGGCTCGTGCACGAACAGTACGTCCGCGTCGGACCCGTAGCCGAGCTCGTGCCCCCCGAACCGCCCCATCGCGATCACCGCGAACCGGGTGGGCAGGGTGTCCCCCCACCCGTCCCGCACCACGGCCCGCAGGGTCCCCGCGAGCGTCGCCGCGGTCAGGTCGGACACCGCACCGCCGACCTGGTCCACGAGGGCGCCCTGGTCGGCGACGACGGGCGTCTCCTCGGTGCCGTAGGAGGCGACGATGTCGGCCGCGGCGGTGCGGAAGAGCTCCCGCCGCCGCACCCCGCGCGCGGCGGTGACCGCCTGTTCACCCCCGGCGGCCCGCCCCACCGCCGCGAGCACCTCCTGCTCCAGATGCGCCCGGGCGCGCGGCTCCAGCCCGCCGCCGTCCCCGTCGCCGAGCAGCGCGACCGCCTCCGGGGCACGCATCAGCAGGTCGGGGGCGAGCCGCCCCGCGGACAGCACGCGCGCCAGGTTCTCGGCCGCGGCGCCTTCGTCTCTCAACAGCCGCAGGTACCAGGGGGTCTTGCCCAGCGCGTCGGAGACCTTGCGGAAGTTGAGCAGACCGGCGTCGGGTTCGGCGGAGTCCGCGAACCATCCCAACAGCACGGGCAGCAGGGTCCGTTGGATGGCCGCCTTGCGCGAGACGCCGGAGGCCAGCGCCTCCAGGTGCCGCAGCGCGGCAGCCGGGTCCGCGTATCCGAGCGCGACCAGCCGCTCCCGGGCCGCGTCCGCGCTCAGCCGGGCCTCACCGGTGGCGAGTTGGGCGACCGCGTCGAGCAGCGGCCGGTAGAAGAGCTTCTCGTGCAGCCGCCGCACCACGGCCCGGTGCCGCTTCCACTCGCGTTTCAGCTCGACGACCGGATCGACACGCAGCCCCAACGACCGTCCGATGCGTCGCAGATCGGCGCTGTCCTCCGGCACCAGATGGGTCCGCCGCAGCCGGTAGAGCTGTATGCGGTGCTCCATCAGTCTCAGGAACCGGTAGGAGTCGTCGAGCTGGACGGCGTCGGCACGCCCCACGTACCCGCCCGCGGCGAGTGCTTTCAAGGCGTCGAGCGTGGTGCCGCTGCGCAGCGAGGAGTCGGCGCGGCCGTGCACCAACTGCAGGAGCTGCACGGCGAATTCGACGTCCCTCAGCCCTCCCGGCCCGAGTTTCAGCTCCCGGTCGACCTCGGCCACGGGGATGTTCTCGACCACCCGGCGCCGCATCTTCTGCACGTCGGCGACGAAGTTCTCGCGCTCGGCGGCATGCCAGACGAGCGGCGCGAGCGTGGCCACGTACTCCGCGCCGAGCTCGATGTCCCCGGCGACCGGCCGCGCCTTGAGCAGCGCCTGGAACTCCCAGGTCTTGGCCCAGCGCTGGTAGTAGGCGAGATGGCTGCTGAGCGTGCGGACCAGCGGTCCGTTGCGCCCCTCGGGCCGCAGGTTGGCGTCGACGGGCCAGATGCTGCCCTCGACGGTCGTCTCGGAGCAGATCCGCATCATGTGGGCGGCGAGCCGGGTGGCGGCCTGGATCGCCTTGCCCTCGTCGGCCCCGTCGACCGCCTCCCCCACGAAGATCACGTCGACGTCGGACACGTAGTTGAGTTCGTGTCCGCCGCACTTGCCCATCGCGACGACGGCGAGCCGGCACAGCGCGGCGTCGCCGGGCGCGGCGTCGCAGGCGATGGCGAGCGCGGCGCGCAGGGTGGCGGTGGCGAGGTCGGCGAGCTCGGCGGCGGTCTGGGCGAGGTCGGTGGTGCCGCACACGTCGCGGGCGGCGATGGACAGCAGACAGCGCCGGTAGGCGACGCGTAGCGAGACGGGGTCTTTCGCCTCCGCGAGGCCGTCCTCGAACTCCGCCACTCCGGGATGCAGGTCCTGCGGCTCGTAGGTGACGAGTTCCTGCCAGTCGCCCGGATGGCGGGCGAGGTGGTCGGCGAGGGCGGCGGAGGCGCCGAGCACGCCGAGCAGCCGGTCGCGCAGCGGTTTGGCGGCGACCAGCGTGTCGAGGAGTTCGCGTTCGGCCGTGTGGCCGCCCTGCGCTTCGACCAGCCGGACAAGCCCGAGCAGTGCGAGATCCGGGTCGGCGGTCGTCCCGAGTGCTTCGAGGAGCACCGGATCGGCCCTTATGGGCGCGAGCTGGTCGCTCTCCAGGAGCCGCTCGGCCGCCGAGGGATCGGTGAAACCGTGCCGCAGCAGCCGTGTGAAGGTACTGCTTCTGCGCCCCGGCGCCGTCATCCTCGGCCTCCCTCGGATCGAAGTCGCACCACCGGTCCGGTCAGCGTCGCGCGGCCGGTCCGATCAAGGTCGTACGAGCCCGAGCCTAACCGGAGAGGCGTGCGGAAGCGCCGGGGCGTGCGGGGACTCCTCCCGGGCGGGACCATGGCCGTCGCAGGAGAAGAGCTCATGGCCGTCGCAGGAGGAGAGCCCATGACGGACACATCACCGAGGACCGATGTCGATGCCCGCTACAGCAGCCCGGGCGCCGCCGCGACCCCCTGGCCCGAGGCGGTGGAGCGGCTGGCCGCGGCCGAGCTGTACTGGCTGTCGACGGTGCGGCCGGACGGCCGCCCGCACGTGACCCCGCTGCTGGGCGTCTGGCGGGACGGGGCGCTGCACTTCGCCACGGGGGCCGGCGAGCGCAAGGCCCTGAACCTGGCGGAGAACCCGTACGTCGTCCTCACCACCGGCGTGAACACCTGGGCCGAGGGCTGCGACCTCGTCGTCGAGGGCGAGGCGGTGCGCGTGACCGACGTCGCCCGGCTGCGGGAACTCGCCGGGGCATGGGAGGGGAAGTACGGCGCCGCGTGGCGTTTCGAGGTGCGCGAGGACGGCGCGTTCCAGGACAAGTACGGTCCCGCGTTCGTCTTCGCCGTGGCGCCGCGCACCGCGTTCGGATTCGGCAAGGGGGAGCCGTTCAGCCAGACGCGCTGGCGTTTCGCCTGACGTGCGGCGGGGCGGGGAGGGGGTCCGGCGGCACGGGTGCGCCGAAGGGACGACGAAGCGGGCAGTTCACCAGGTCTTCACCCCCCGGGTCGAGTGCCGTGAGGCGGTCGAATGCTGGCGTGTACATGCTCTGTTCGCACTGTCATCCTCAACTGTCACCTCATCCCCCACCGG
This window encodes:
- a CDS encoding pyridoxamine 5'-phosphate oxidase family protein encodes the protein MTDTSPRTDVDARYSSPGAAATPWPEAVERLAAAELYWLSTVRPDGRPHVTPLLGVWRDGALHFATGAGERKALNLAENPYVVLTTGVNTWAEGCDLVVEGEAVRVTDVARLRELAGAWEGKYGAAWRFEVREDGAFQDKYGPAFVFAVAPRTAFGFGKGEPFSQTRWRFA
- a CDS encoding LacI family DNA-binding transcriptional regulator — its product is MTTRLADIAAQAGVSEATVSRVLNGKPGVAATTRQSVLAALDVLGYERPVRLRQRSEGLVGLITPELENPIFPALAQVIGQALTRQGYTPVLATQTPGGSTEDELTEMLVDRGVAGIIFVSGLHADTSADMQRYEQLRAQGVPFVLVDGFSPKVQAPFISPDDRAAMDLAVTHLVSLGHTHIGLALGPKRFVPVQRKIEGFVRTMQEQLGLAPADVEERLVQHSLYTLEGGQAAAAALMERDCTAIVCASDMMALGAIRAARGRGLDVPKDISVVGFDDSPLIAFTDPPLTTIRKPVPAMGQAAVRTLLEEIGGTPAPHSEFVFMPELVVRGSTASAPGDRNRP
- a CDS encoding phosphatase PAP2 family protein; this encodes MGETTVTTLEGQDRAAPRPVAEDRAGRTFLRRLRTPRRPRFWFEILLIAASYWTYSLIRNAVPEQRGKALRNADWIWRVEHHLGIAVEQSVNHAVNSATWLIIGMNYYYATLHFVVTLAVLVWLYHSHPGRYAAARLALFATTAVALVGYYFFPLAPPRLMNGGHFVDTVVVHHTWGSMASGDLKHMSNQYAAMPSMHIGWSLWCGLTIFALASAPWARILGLLYPAATLLVIVSTANHFWLDAVGGMLCLAFGFTVARLWYGTLPYALPRWVPGTRGTPMLPLKT
- a CDS encoding bifunctional [glutamine synthetase] adenylyltransferase/[glutamine synthetase]-adenylyl-L-tyrosine phosphorylase produces the protein MTAPGRRSSTFTRLLRHGFTDPSAAERLLESDQLAPIRADPVLLEALGTTADPDLALLGLVRLVEAQGGHTAERELLDTLVAAKPLRDRLLGVLGASAALADHLARHPGDWQELVTYEPQDLHPGVAEFEDGLAEAKDPVSLRVAYRRCLLSIAARDVCGTTDLAQTAAELADLATATLRAALAIACDAAPGDAALCRLAVVAMGKCGGHELNYVSDVDVIFVGEAVDGADEGKAIQAATRLAAHMMRICSETTVEGSIWPVDANLRPEGRNGPLVRTLSSHLAYYQRWAKTWEFQALLKARPVAGDIELGAEYVATLAPLVWHAAERENFVADVQKMRRRVVENIPVAEVDRELKLGPGGLRDVEFAVQLLQLVHGRADSSLRSGTTLDALKALAAGGYVGRADAVQLDDSYRFLRLMEHRIQLYRLRRTHLVPEDSADLRRIGRSLGLRVDPVVELKREWKRHRAVVRRLHEKLFYRPLLDAVAQLATGEARLSADAARERLVALGYADPAAALRHLEALASGVSRKAAIQRTLLPVLLGWFADSAEPDAGLLNFRKVSDALGKTPWYLRLLRDEGAAAENLARVLSAGRLAPDLLMRAPEAVALLGDGDGGGLEPRARAHLEQEVLAAVGRAAGGEQAVTAARGVRRRELFRTAAADIVASYGTEETPVVADQGALVDQVGGAVSDLTAATLAGTLRAVVRDGWGDTLPTRFAVIAMGRFGGHELGYGSDADVLFVHEPREGVDEHEASRAANAVVSEMRRLLQVSSADPPLLIDADLRPEGKSGPLVRSLKSYEAYYRRWSLVWESQALLRAEFVAGDEDLGRRFIELVDPLRYPAEGLGEDAVREIRRLKARMESERMPRGADPTLHTKLGRGGLSDVEWTVQLFQLRHGWDEPGLRTTRTREALAAACAAELVSGEDAAILDEAWVLATRVRNAVMLVRGRAGDTFPSDGRELAAVGRYLGYGPGHVGDMLDDYRRTTRRARAVVDELFYGA
- a CDS encoding extracellular solute-binding protein, encoding MRRGIAATALVASLALAATACGGSDSGSDKSDGPTTITWWDTSNATNEAPTYKALAQQFEKANPDIKVKYVNVPFDQAQNKFDTAAGSKGAPDILRSEVGWTPAFAKKGFFLPLDGTEALADQAKFQPSLIEQAKYDGKTYGVPLVTDTLALVYNKALYKKAGITEAPKTWDDLKKAAATIKQKTGVDGYWGSTQAYYAQSFLYGEGTDTVDASAKKITVNSAAAQKAYGTWQGLFSGKGLHKADTTADAYAHIQDAFVNGKVASIVQGPWEITNFYKGSAFTDKTNLGIATVPAGSTGKAGAPTGGHNLSVYAGSDKAHQAASLKFVKFMTSAASQAKIALKNSTLPTRDDAYTSAVKADPGIAGYQTVLAAAQPRPALPEYSSLWGPLDTELPKIAGGKESLDKGLSNVELAIAKLVPDFSK